A single Cyclopterus lumpus isolate fCycLum1 chromosome 1, fCycLum1.pri, whole genome shotgun sequence DNA region contains:
- the myoz2b gene encoding myozenin-2b — protein sequence MSQFCTMPTGERKKRAAAICREVHGTNGDVMDLGKKHSTPKDIMLEELSLLSNRGSRLFKMRQRRSEKYTFESIQNEANTQLNNNILTHTHNVEIKVDAPADGNTANPEITITDMTAEKVTSTAMPKSYHSPWDQAILSNPDLAETLKLTTSGPDPRPDLPEYKSFNRVATPFGGFDKAPRGITFKLPEVDLNPPRYLELQDPGDKRPTFNRTAQGWITEGTHLILPTVTLEPIKVPESDDL from the exons ATGTCACAATTCTGTACAATGCCAAccggagagaggaagaagcgTGCAGCAGCTATTTGCCGAGAGGTCCACGGTACCAATG GGGACGTAATGGATCTCGGAAAGAAGCATAGCACTCCTAAAGACATTATGTTGGAAGAGTTATCATTGCTTTCCAACAGAGGTTCCCGGCTTTTCAAAATGCGCCAGAGGAGATctgaaaaatatacatttgaaagTATACAAAATGAGGCAAACACACAGCTGAAT aataatatttTAACTCATACACACAATGTGGAAATTAAAGTGGACGCACCAGCCGATGGAAATACTGCTAATCCAGAAATCACTATTACGG ACATGACTGCAGAGAAGGTAACATCCACAGCTATGCCCAAGTCCTACCACTCCCCCTGGGATCAGGCAATCCTCAGTAACCCCGACCTCGCCGAAACCCTCAAACTGACAACGTCAGGACCTGACCCACGACCAGATCTTCCTGAGTACAAAAGCTTTAACCG GGTTGCCACTCCTTTTGGTGGCTTTGACAAAGCTCCCAGAGGAATCACATTCAAGCTCCCCGAGGTGGACCTGAACCCGCCCAGGTACCTAGAGCTGCAGGATCCGGGAGACAAGCGACCCACCTTTAATAGGACGGCCCAAGGGTGGATAACTGAGGGCACCCATCTGATCCTACCCACTGTCACCCTGGAGCCCATCAAAGTCCCCGAGTCTGATGACCTGTAG
- the usp53b gene encoding inactive ubiquitin carboxyl-terminal hydrolase 53 → MKWTEPMARPVHQLQPPSMSSRSKSPPNSGEAADSNSMALVKMFKKPGGGLKKSYQPGSMLSLAVTKGLLNEPGQNSCFLNSAVQVLWQLDIFRRSLRQLSGHFCLGDACIFCALKSIFSQFQQSREPVLPSDSLRNALAETFKDEQRFQLGLMDDAAECFENILERIHLHIVSDTTTDACSSKSCITHQKFAMMLYEQFVCRCCGASSDPHPFTEFVHYVSTTALCQQVDRMLGKNERLRSDMFGELLQAANNTGDQRSCPSNCGQSIKIRRVLMNCPEIVTIGFVWDAEQSDLTDDVVRSLGPRLNLCGLFNRVTDENAKRSELHLVGMICFSSKHYSAFAYHTKSSKWMFFDDATVKEIGSKWKDVASKCVRGHYQPLLLFYTNPEGSPVSNEDAPRQTTMCPRYKAQLNGDVTVKLPLGSPNKFQEPFMENLQRPSETSKKDRGHRKTDLSQHKEMAHARSSSPPENGPRTPVDQKCKTYPRTEKSSNHSSRASQEPRGQSFSTQGGGHSRRTNTSPSRPDQDGCQEQWEKSGNEGSRNKSKSTWRPIREVLNVDTVLNDLEQRRQQQHDSPRHSKPSSQERVHTEQSRDREREYVRTRDDRKQKCLMTIYEDEQRLETESHSSVESESRANQQRGSRLKGGPKTLLRSDTWTIQRTESGYESSDRLSSGSTNPDSPGVDGFVVKDQRSTPEAQLQSQLHQKGGDARSSIMSSPPHNGKHQPKPQGKNHDQVSHSHLKCSPSARRKSKYTSSTSRKAVSSERESTGSDNRPSEQTNCRGHAGESPALRHITKTSSSEWNSSDDLALSEPEDRENPGASESQCPHIALPYHSPSNVTAEPLQLNNQRQLGTPGSPHLRPTQRIPPHQGEASHAVFRPRMLQEPFPSSPRLSTSYVSPHRRPDITGLRTFSDASSKSGSDPERSTPSSCESEERLTACRVEQAALAQEVSLTTYFTVDNCMTETYRLKYHNQRPLVLSATVPRTAVVTECRDTGHTLPTDTYSQDVLKARPETSHNSNKPTAKWNPVTAKGLDERGFL, encoded by the exons ATGAAATGGACAGAGCCCATGGCCAGACCAGTGCACCAACTCCAACCTCCCAGCATGTCCAGCCGCAGCAAGTCTCCCCCCAATTCTGGAGAAG CTGCAGACTCTAACTCCATGGCATTGGTGAAGATGTTCAAAAAACCTGGTGGAGGCCTGAAGAAGTCCTACCAGCCTGGGAGCATGCTGTCTCTTGCGGTCACCAAAGGCCTCCTGAATGAGCCAGGGCAAAATAGCTGCTTCCTAAACAGCGCtgttcag GTGCTTTGGCAGCTGGACATCTTCAGGAGAAGTCTGAGGCAGCTCTCAGGTCACTTCTGTCTCGGTGATGCCTGCATCTTCTGTGCTTTGAAG AGCATCTTCAGCCAGTTTCAGCAGAGCAGAGAGCCCGTGCTCCCCTCCGACAGCCTGCGTAACGCCCTCGCTGAAACCTTTAAGGATGAGCAACGCTTCCAACTTGGCCTGATGGATGATGCTGCTGAGTGCTTT GAGAACATCCTTGAGCGAATTCACTTACACATAGTTTCAGACACTACGACGGACGCATGTTCATCCAAATCCTGCATCACCCATCAGAAGTTTGCAATGATGCTTTATGAGCAG tttGTGTGTCGCTGCTGTGGTGCATCTTCAGACCCACACCCATTCACAGAATTCGTACATTATGTCTCAACCACAGCTTTATG CCAACAGGTCGATCGCATGTTGGGGAAGAATGAGCGGCTCAGATCAGACATGTTTGGAGAATTGTTGCAGGCAGCAAACAACACAGGTGACCAACGAAGCTGCCCG AGCAACTGCGGTCAAAGTATCAAGATACGCCGTGTGCTCATGAACTGTCCAGAGATTGTCACTATTGGATTTGTATGGGATGCTGAGCAGTCTGATCTCACGGACGATGTCGTTCGGTCACTTGGCCCACGTTTGAACCTGTGTGGG CTTTTCAATCGTGTCACAGATGAAAATGCCAAACGGAGTGAGCTTCATCTGGTGGGGATGATCTGTTTTTCGAGTAAACACTACTCAGCCTTTGCCTATCACACCAAATCTTCAAAATGGATGTTTTTCGATGATGCTACTGTAAAGGAG ATTGGATCCAAATGGAAAGATGTTGCCTCTAAATGTGTCAGGGGACATTACCAGCCACTTCTTTTATTTTACACCAATCCTGAGGGATCTCCAGTCTCTAATGAAGACGCACCGAGACAAACCACCATGTGTCCTCGGTACAAAGCCCAACTGAATGGGGACGTGACAG TGAAACTTCCCCTCGGCAGTCCTAACAAATTCCAGGAACCTTTCATGGAGAATTTGCAGAGGCCAAGTGAAACATCAAAAAAGGATCGAGGGCATCGGAAAACGGACTTATCGCAACACAAAG AAATGGCACATGCAAGATCTTCATCTCCTCCAGAGAATGGGCCGAGGACTCCTGTGgaccaaaaatgtaaaacctATCCGCGCACTGAGAAGTCATCGAACCATTCAAGCAGAGCATCTCAGGAGCCACGTGGGCAGTCCTTCAGTACGCAGGGTGGTGGGCACAGCCGTAGGACCAACACTTCACCAAGTCGCCCTGATCAGGATGGCTGCCAGGAGCAATGGGAAAAAAGTGGAAATGAAGGAAGCCGCAATAAATCTAAGTCCACTTGGAGACCCATTCGGGAGGTGTTGAACGTGGACACCGTTCTGAACGACCTGGAGCAGCGTCGTCAACAGCAACACGACAGCCCCCGGCACAGTAAGCCTTCATCACAAGAACGAGTGCACACTGAACAAAGCCGAGACCGCGAGCGGGAATACGTACGAACCAGAGACGATAGGAAGCAGAAGTGTTTAATGACGATTTATGAGGATGAGCAGCGGCTTGAAACTGAGAGCCACAGCTCTGTAGAGTCAGAGAGCAGGGCCAACCAGCAGAGGGGCAGCAGACTTAAGGGGGGGCCAAAGACACTGCTGCGAAGTGATACCTGGACCATCCAAAGGACAGAGTCTGGCTATGAGAGCAGCGATAGACTCAGCAGTGGCTCCACCAACCCTGACTCACCTGGCGTCGATGGCTTTGTTGTCAAAGACCAGCGATCAACACCAGAGGCACAGCTGCAAAG TCAGCTGCATCAAAAGGGAGGCGATGCCAGATCCAGTATAATGTCCTCACCTCCACACAATG GTAAACATCAACCCAAACCTCAGGGAAAGAACCATGACCAAGTTTCACATTCACATCTAAAGTGCAGTCCAAGTGCGAG ACGGAAATCAAAGTACACTTCTAGTACCTCCAGAAAAGCAGTATCCTCAGAGAGGGAGTCCACAGGTTCAGACAACAGGCCGAGTGAGCAGACCAACTGCCGAGGGCACGCAGGAGAAAGTCCAGCTCTGAGGCACATTACAAAAACCAGCAGCTCTGAATGGAACAGCTCCGATGATCTTGCTCTCTCTGAGCCCGAGGACAGAGAAAACCCTGGCGCCTCTGAATCCCAGTGTCCTCATATAGCCCTGCCATACCACTCTCCCAGCAATGTGACCGCAGAGCCGCTTCAACTGAACAATCAGCGTCAGCTCGGCACACCGGGGTCGCCTCACCTGCGACCGACCCAGCGGATCCCCCCTCACCAGGGCGAAGCGAGCCACGCAGTGTTTCGTCCGAGGATGCTTCAAGAACCCTTTCCATCGAGTCCTCGTCTTTCCACGTCCTATGTTAGTCCTCACAGGAGGCCTGACATTACAGGCCTCAGAACCTTCTCAGATGCGAGTTCCAAGTCGGGCTCTGACCCAGAGAGGAGCACGCCGTCGTCATGTGAAAGTGAGGAAAGACTGACTGCGTGCAGAGTGGAACAGGCAGCGCTGGCCCAAGAGGTTTCTCTGACAACATACTTCACTGTGGATAACTGTATGACGGAAACGTACCGCCTCAAGTACCACAACCAGAGGCCTCTTGTCCTCTCAGCCACGGTGCCGCGGACAGCGGTTGTGACTGAGTGCAGAGATACCGGCCACACACTCCCCACTGACACATACTCACAAGATGTGCTCAAAGCCAGACCTGAAACAA gcCATAATAGCAATAAACCCACTGCAAAATGGAACCCAGTGACAGCCAAAGGACTGGATGAACGTGGTTTTTTATGA